The following coding sequences are from one Anabas testudineus chromosome 16, fAnaTes1.2, whole genome shotgun sequence window:
- the eny2 gene encoding transcription and mRNA export factor ENY2 yields the protein MSKESRMRATINQKLTEMGERERLKELLRAKLTECGWKDQMKAHCKEVIKEKGLDHVTVEDLVVEITPKGRALVPDSVKKELLQRIRAFLAQHAT from the exons ATGAGTAAAGAGTCCAGAATGAGGGCGACAATAAACCAGAAGCTGACAGAGATGGGCGAGCGAGAGAG aCTGAAGGAGTTATTGAGAGCTAAGCTCACCGAGTGTGGATGGAAGGACCAGATGAAAGCTCACTGTAAAG AggtaattaaagaaaaaggcTTGGATCATGTCACTGTGGAGGACCTGGTGGTAGAGATTACTCCAAAAGGAAGAG ccTTGGTGCCAGACAGTGTAAAGAAAGAGCTTCTCCAAAGAATAAGAGCCTTTTTAGCTCAGCATGCCACATAA